From the Dictyoglomus sp. NZ13-RE01 genome, one window contains:
- a CDS encoding LacI family transcriptional regulator, with protein sequence MKGKKLTIKDIAKIAGVGVGTISRVLNQDPHVSEETRRKVLQIIEELNYTPHYAARSLPKGKTYLIGIVAPIFTRPFFFEVIRGISSVLSDTQYDIVLFNLANDESRNRFFRVLPIKGKVDGLIIISLHLLDKEAKALQNLGIPTVLVDSYHQDFYSISVDNVLGGFIATEYLIELGHKEIFHINEPLENPPFGFAVGSLRLEGYKKALYLYNLPFIEDNIVYTPTTKEGGRKAGQIILEKGKIPSAIFAISDLQAIGLLDYFKEKNVKLPEDFSIVGYDDLEIAQYLNLTTVSQPIFQMGQLSAIALLDILKGKELETKIVVLQPQLKIRGSCKQKL encoded by the coding sequence ATGAAAGGTAAAAAACTTACTATAAAAGATATAGCAAAGATTGCAGGGGTTGGAGTTGGAACAATCTCTCGTGTATTGAATCAAGATCCTCACGTAAGTGAGGAAACAAGGAGAAAAGTTCTTCAAATTATTGAAGAGTTAAATTATACTCCCCATTATGCAGCCCGTTCTTTACCAAAGGGTAAAACTTATCTTATTGGTATTGTTGCACCTATTTTTACAAGACCATTCTTCTTTGAGGTAATTAGAGGAATTAGTAGTGTTCTTTCTGATACTCAGTATGATATAGTTCTCTTTAACTTAGCTAATGATGAGAGTAGAAATAGATTTTTTAGGGTTCTACCTATAAAAGGGAAAGTGGATGGTTTAATTATCATTAGTTTGCATTTGTTAGATAAAGAGGCAAAAGCTCTTCAAAACCTTGGCATTCCTACGGTTCTTGTAGATTCATACCATCAAGATTTTTATTCAATCTCAGTAGATAATGTATTGGGGGGATTTATTGCTACGGAATATCTTATTGAGTTAGGTCATAAAGAGATATTCCATATAAATGAGCCCTTGGAAAATCCCCCCTTTGGTTTTGCGGTAGGAAGTCTAAGATTAGAAGGTTATAAAAAAGCTCTATATCTATATAATTTACCTTTTATAGAAGATAATATAGTTTATACTCCTACAACAAAAGAAGGGGGAAGAAAAGCAGGTCAAATTATATTAGAAAAGGGCAAAATTCCCTCCGCCATTTTTGCTATTTCAGATCTTCAAGCTATTGGTCTTTTGGATTACTTTAAAGAGAAAAATGTAAAGTTACCTGAAGATTTTTCAATAGTTGGATACGATGACTTAGAAATTGCTCAATACCTCAACCTAACCACTGTATCCCAACCTATCTTTCAAATGGGGCAATTATCCGCAATAGCCCTCTTAGATATCTTAAAGGGAAAAGAATTAGAAACAAAAATTGTAGTTTTACAACCTCAACTAAAAATCAGAGGAAGCTGTAAACAAAAATTGTAA
- a CDS encoding ABC transporter permease, producing MKRNSLFILLKYILAGIIAILWVIPFLGVLMTAIRPLNEVIYGWWNLKNFNITFENFINAWRHPTAPLSQGMKNSLLVAFPSTIFPLFISALAGYGFARFSFPIKNYLFITIVLLMSLPQQMIAVPIFQTMNNLKLLNTYLGLIVVHTAWGLPWIVFFLRNFFITLPTDIEEAAKIDGAGDFTIFFRIILPVALPALLSASVLQFMWVWSDFFLALILIYSPDKLLITQRIPLMRGVYHVDWGALTAGTIIAMSVPLLIFAFLQRYYIKGMVGWTTR from the coding sequence ATATTCTTGCAGGGATCATTGCTATTCTTTGGGTAATACCTTTTCTGGGAGTATTAATGACCGCTATAAGACCTTTAAACGAGGTTATATACGGATGGTGGAACCTTAAAAACTTTAATATAACCTTTGAAAACTTCATTAATGCTTGGAGGCATCCTACTGCGCCATTATCTCAGGGAATGAAAAACTCTTTACTTGTTGCATTTCCTTCAACTATTTTTCCTCTCTTTATATCCGCTTTGGCAGGTTATGGATTTGCAAGATTTAGTTTTCCTATTAAAAATTATCTCTTCATAACTATAGTTCTTTTAATGTCTCTTCCTCAACAAATGATAGCAGTCCCAATCTTTCAAACTATGAATAATTTAAAGCTATTAAATACATACTTGGGTTTAATAGTGGTTCATACTGCATGGGGATTACCTTGGATTGTCTTTTTCTTAAGAAACTTCTTTATAACTCTTCCAACAGATATAGAAGAAGCAGCAAAAATAGATGGTGCTGGAGATTTTACAATATTTTTCAGAATTATATTACCTGTTGCGTTACCTGCCCTCCTTTCTGCATCGGTTCTGCAATTCATGTGGGTATGGAGTGATTTTTTCTTAGCCCTAATCTTGATCTATTCTCCTGATAAACTTCTAATTACTCAGAGAATTCCTCTTATGAGAGGAGTCTATCACGTAGATTGGGGAGCTTTAACAGCGGGAACAATCATTGCTATGTCTGTTCCCCTATTGATTTTTGCCTTTTTGCAAAGATATTATATAAAAGGAATGGTAGGGTGGACTACAAGATAA